The Phaeacidiphilus oryzae TH49 region TGCCGCCGTGCCGGCCGGTGAAGGCCTTGATGTCGGCGGAGGAGTTCATGTACGACACCGGCACCACGCTGTCGGCGATCCCGGCGTCGCTGAGGGCGTCCCAGCACTCCGCGACCTGCTCGGCGGTGGCCATGTCGGCCATCGAGCAGCCGGCGGCGAGGTCCGGCAGGACGACCCGCTGGGCGTCGGTGGTGAGGATGTCCGCGCTCTCGGCCATGAAGTGGACGCCGCAGAAGACGATGTACTCGGCCTCCGGCTTGTCGGCGGCGTCCCGGGCCAGCTTGAAGGAGTCGCCGGTGACGTCGGCGAACTGGATGACCTCGTCACGCTGGTAGTGGTGGCCGAGGATGAAGACCCGGTCGCCGAGCTGCTCCTTGGCGGCGCGGGCGCGGGCCACGAGCTCCGGATCGGAGGCGGGCGGCAGTTCGCCCGGGCACTCCACGCCGCGCTCGGTGGCCGGATCGGCGGTCGGCTGCGGGCCGCCGAGCAGGAGCAGGGCCAGCGGCGTCGGCGACGGCTCGTTGAAAGTGGTGGACACGGGCGGTTGCCCCCTTTTCGTCTAACTGACGCAATGTATGATAGCCGCTTCGCGTCAGTCTGACGACTGCGGGCTGCGTCACACCGGCGGGGAAGGGATCCGTGGACGAGATCGATCGCACGCTGCTCGAGCTCCTGGGCAGGGACGGGCGGGCTTCGTACGCCACCATCGGAGCGCGGCTGAACCTCTCCGCCACGGCGGTGAAGCGGCGGGTCGACCGGCTGCGGGAGAAGGGCGTGGTGCGCGGGTTCACCGTGGTGCTCGACCCCTCGGCGCTGGACTGGCGGACGGAGGCGTTCGTCGAGGTGTACTGCCGGGAGCGGACGCCGCCGGAGGAGATCCTGGCGACCCTGCGGCAGTTCCCCGAGGTGGTGGCGGCGTGGACGGTCACCGGCGACGCGGATGCGCTGGTGCATGTGCGGGCGGCGGACGTCCGGCAGGTGGAGTCCGTCATCGAGCGGATCCGCCGCTCGCCCGGCGTGCAGCGCTCCCGCAGCCAGATCGCCCTCACCCGTCTGATCGGGTGACCCCCCGGGGCGCACGGATCGTGCGTGCGGGGGCGGGAACGCGCACGAACGCTGCGTGGGGCTGCGCGTTCCGACGGAGTGCGGCGCGGCCACGCTGCCTAGTGTTCGCGGTGTGACAGCGCGAATGCATCAGTACGACGGTGAACTGGTCGATCTCGTCTTCAAGTACATGCGGGACCGGCTGCAGTACGACCCGGTCCCGCTGGACCACCCCGGTGACGGGGAGGTCCTCCGCGGCGCCCTGGACGGGCTGCTCAACGAGCGCGGAAACGATCCCGCGCAGGTGCTGAAGCTCTACGACCACGAGCTCTCGCGGGCGGTGATCTCCTGCGACAGCCCGCGCTACCTCTCCTTCGTGCCCTGCGCGCCGACCAAGGCCGCGCTGCTCTTCGACATGATCGTGTCCTGCGCCTCGCTGCAGGGGATCTCCTGGCTGGAGGCGGCCGGCGCGATCGCCGCCGAGAACCAGGTGCTGCGGCTGATCGCGGACCGGGCCGGGCTGCCGAAGACGGCCGGCGGGGTGTTCGTCTCCGGCGGGTCGGCGGCGAACCTGTCGGCGCTGGTGGTCGCCAGGGACACCGCCCGGCGCCGGCTCGGCGCCGGCCCCGGCGCGCGGCTGCGGATCGCCGTCTCGGACCAGACCCACTCCTCGGTGACCAATACGCTGAACATCATCGGCGTGGAGAAACTGCTGGTCAGGACCGAGAACCATCGGCTCACCGGCGCCGCGCTGCGAGCCGCGCTGGAGGCCGACCCGGACCCCTCCTCGGTGATCGGCGTGGTCGCCACCGCCGGCACCACCAACGCCGGCATCGTCGACGACCTGGCGGGCATCGCCGAGGTCGCCGAGGAGTACCGGCTCTGGTTCCACGTGGACGGCGCCTACGGCGGGGCCGGGCTGTTCGCCCCGACGGTGCGGGCGAAGTACGCCGGTGTCGAGCGCGCCGACTCTTTCGTGGTGGACCCGCACAAGTGGCTCTTCGCGCCCTTCGACTGCGCGGCCCTCCTCTACCGCGAGCCGCGCCTGGCCAAGGCGGTGCACACCCAGGACGCCTCCTACCTGGACGTCCTCCACGTGGAGGGCGAGGAGTGGAACCCCACCGACTACGCCTACCACCTCACCCGTCGGGCGCGCGGGCTGCCGCTGTGGTTCTCGCTGGCGGTGCACGGCGTCGGCGCCTACACCGAGGCGATCGAGACCGGGCTGCGGCTGGCCCGCGAGACCGCCGAGCTGATCCGCGCCGACGAGCGGCTGGAACTTGTCCGCGACCCGGAGCTGTCGGCGGTGGTCTTCCGCCGCAGGGGCTGGGCGGCCGAGGACTA contains the following coding sequences:
- a CDS encoding Lrp/AsnC family transcriptional regulator; the protein is MDEIDRTLLELLGRDGRASYATIGARLNLSATAVKRRVDRLREKGVVRGFTVVLDPSALDWRTEAFVEVYCRERTPPEEILATLRQFPEVVAAWTVTGDADALVHVRAADVRQVESVIERIRRSPGVQRSRSQIALTRLIG
- a CDS encoding pyridoxal phosphate-dependent decarboxylase family protein encodes the protein MTARMHQYDGELVDLVFKYMRDRLQYDPVPLDHPGDGEVLRGALDGLLNERGNDPAQVLKLYDHELSRAVISCDSPRYLSFVPCAPTKAALLFDMIVSCASLQGISWLEAAGAIAAENQVLRLIADRAGLPKTAGGVFVSGGSAANLSALVVARDTARRRLGAGPGARLRIAVSDQTHSSVTNTLNIIGVEKLLVRTENHRLTGAALRAALEADPDPSSVIGVVATAGTTNAGIVDDLAGIAEVAEEYRLWFHVDGAYGGAGLFAPTVRAKYAGVERADSFVVDPHKWLFAPFDCAALLYREPRLAKAVHTQDASYLDVLHVEGEEWNPTDYAYHLTRRARGLPLWFSLAVHGVGAYTEAIETGLRLARETAELIRADERLELVRDPELSAVVFRRRGWAAEDYHAWSRRLLADQTGFVTPTGWEGETVARFAFLHPGTTLEMVREILATMG